The following are encoded together in the Geobacter sulfurreducens PCA genome:
- a CDS encoding AraC family transcriptional regulator, with protein MQHRDDTDRIECCELTAALEGLVARIARWTETEERVTTAVPGLFLFRKEHPTEPMSGMYEPSICLVAQGAKRVLLGDDTYVYDARNYLITSVHLPTVVQITEASPEQPYLGLSMRLDQREISQLMVDSNLPPPPPQQSTRGMATSDVTLPLLSAFHRLIDLLGEEKDIPILAPIIQREIIYRLLVGDQGARLRQIASAGSQSQQIARAIEWLKGNFTQPLRIDDLAEQARMSSSTFHHHFRSMTALSPLQYQKHLRLNEARRLMLTERFDAATAAFQVGYESPSQFSREYSRLFGAPPLRDIARLRQSPVAE; from the coding sequence ATGCAACATAGGGATGACACTGATCGGATCGAGTGCTGCGAGTTGACAGCCGCGCTGGAAGGACTGGTAGCGAGAATTGCCCGATGGACCGAGACGGAGGAACGGGTCACCACCGCGGTGCCGGGCTTGTTCCTCTTTCGGAAGGAACATCCAACCGAGCCGATGAGCGGCATGTACGAGCCGAGCATCTGTCTGGTCGCGCAGGGGGCGAAGCGGGTGCTGCTCGGGGACGACACATATGTGTATGACGCCCGCAATTACCTGATCACCTCGGTGCACCTGCCGACGGTCGTGCAGATCACTGAGGCAAGTCCCGAGCAGCCATATCTGGGACTCAGCATGCGGCTCGACCAGCGGGAGATCTCGCAGCTGATGGTTGACAGCAATCTGCCGCCCCCTCCGCCACAGCAATCGACCCGCGGGATGGCGACCAGCGACGTGACGCTGCCGCTGCTCTCCGCCTTTCATCGCCTCATCGACCTGCTCGGCGAGGAAAAGGACATCCCGATCCTCGCGCCGATCATCCAGCGCGAGATCATCTACCGGCTGCTCGTCGGCGACCAGGGGGCCCGGCTGCGCCAGATCGCCTCGGCCGGAAGCCAGAGCCAGCAGATCGCCCGGGCCATCGAATGGCTGAAGGGAAACTTCACCCAGCCGCTCCGGATCGACGATCTCGCCGAGCAGGCCCGCATGAGCAGCTCGACCTTTCATCATCACTTCCGCTCGATGACCGCGCTGAGCCCCCTCCAGTACCAAAAGCACCTGCGACTGAACGAGGCACGGCGCCTGATGCTTACCGAGCGGTTCGATGCCGCTACCGCGGCATTCCAGGTCGGCTATGAGAGCCCTTCGCAGTTCAGCCGCGAATACAGCCGGCTGTTCGGAGCGCCCCCGCTGCGGGACATCGCGAGACTGCGTCAAAGTCCGGTCGCTGAATAG
- a CDS encoding GSU3128 family (seleno)protein — MKIRKKILDFEYEEVLDARTRELIRVGCAVAVGCPTULKKHFAAAKEAGATDAELKEALAYGIIAPSGRAKNFVLNMAGELELGD; from the coding sequence ATGAAAATCCGTAAAAAGATTCTCGATTTCGAGTACGAAGAGGTCCTCGATGCCCGGACGCGGGAACTGATCCGGGTCGGCTGCGCCGTGGCAGTGGGGTGTCCTACCTGACTGAAGAAACACTTCGCGGCCGCGAAGGAGGCCGGCGCCACGGACGCCGAGCTAAAGGAGGCCCTGGCCTACGGGATCATCGCACCATCCGGGCGGGCCAAGAATTTCGTTCTGAACATGGCCGGGGAACTGGAACTCGGTGACTGA
- a CDS encoding MATE family efflux transporter, producing MAKRGFRARYARERSKRASIRRNVMNLSLPVLLSSLFQRLVAIVDIFLVGGLGAAAIAATGLGQLLVFVTMTVFWGLATGTTVVIAHLRGAGQRREARRAAFAASLACAGMTAAASALGWFFSDDLAAFLGARDDVLHLAAGYTRLVFLYLAFTTGLNILSAIMHGIGNTRTPMQAIILVNILHVLIAWPLIYGKLGLPAMGVTGAAIAINASEAIGFLYLLVQALRLDYIRIGRPDTGLMGRIWRVGWPVALERIAQQGGQLFYSKFIIGYGTAAYAAHQIGLSIESLSFMPGAGMGIAAATLMGQALGAKKYRRARISHREALRLAVIVMGTMAAVFLTVPGPLIGLFTRDPAVIENGIVFLRLVAFAQVPLALSFVYAGSLRGTGDTFYVFLVTLGVMWGVRVFLSWVASDWCHLSLYAVWGVFVIDWYVRAAAFWWRYRQRDLHAVII from the coding sequence ATGGCGAAGAGAGGGTTCAGGGCACGGTACGCAAGGGAACGGAGCAAACGCGCCTCCATCCGCCGCAACGTTATGAACCTGTCGCTGCCGGTACTCCTGTCCTCGCTCTTCCAGCGGCTCGTGGCCATCGTCGACATCTTTCTCGTGGGGGGGCTGGGAGCCGCGGCCATTGCCGCCACGGGACTCGGCCAGCTTCTCGTGTTCGTGACGATGACCGTGTTCTGGGGGCTTGCCACCGGCACCACGGTAGTGATCGCCCACCTCCGGGGGGCGGGACAGCGCCGGGAAGCGCGGCGGGCGGCCTTTGCGGCGAGTCTCGCCTGCGCCGGCATGACGGCGGCGGCCTCCGCGCTCGGCTGGTTCTTCAGCGACGACCTGGCCGCGTTCCTCGGTGCCCGGGACGACGTGCTCCACCTGGCAGCCGGCTATACCCGGCTGGTCTTCCTCTATCTTGCCTTTACCACTGGCCTCAACATCCTTTCGGCCATCATGCACGGCATCGGCAACACCCGCACGCCCATGCAGGCCATTATCTTGGTCAACATTCTCCACGTGCTCATCGCCTGGCCCCTCATCTACGGCAAGCTCGGTCTCCCCGCCATGGGGGTCACCGGCGCGGCCATCGCCATCAATGCTTCCGAGGCCATCGGCTTTCTCTACCTGCTGGTGCAAGCCCTGAGGCTGGACTACATCCGCATCGGCCGACCCGACACGGGACTCATGGGCCGCATCTGGCGAGTGGGGTGGCCCGTGGCCCTGGAGCGAATTGCCCAGCAGGGGGGACAGCTCTTCTACTCGAAATTCATCATCGGCTACGGCACCGCCGCCTACGCAGCTCACCAGATCGGACTCTCCATCGAATCCCTGTCCTTCATGCCGGGTGCGGGCATGGGGATCGCCGCCGCCACCCTCATGGGACAGGCCCTGGGGGCAAAAAAATACCGCCGGGCGCGGATCAGCCATCGTGAGGCCCTGCGCCTGGCGGTTATTGTCATGGGGACCATGGCGGCCGTCTTCCTGACAGTACCCGGGCCGCTCATCGGGCTCTTCACCCGGGACCCGGCGGTCATCGAAAACGGCATTGTGTTCCTGCGGCTGGTGGCCTTCGCCCAAGTGCCGTTGGCCCTCTCCTTCGTCTATGCCGGGAGCCTGCGCGGCACCGGCGACACCTTCTACGTCTTCCTGGTCACCCTCGGCGTCATGTGGGGGGTGCGGGTCTTTCTCTCATGGGTGGCGTCCGACTGGTGCCACCTTTCCCTCTACGCCGTCTGGGGCGTCTTCGTCATCGACTGGTACGTGCGAGCCGCCGCCTTCTGGTGGCGGTACCGCCAGCGGGACCTGCACGCGGTCATCATCTGA
- a CDS encoding YdbL family protein: MIRKLFAGTLMGLCGLLAACAIITVNVYFPEKAVKEAYKSLDDMLLGREGEQKPAPDQKPAEGQPPADKPQSRLWNSLPSLSLVTEAWAADDYADQLAVELSSMPEVLKAYDEMRARLPKLDQLRSQGVVGETNQGLVTMRDAAKAAPGDDAVVKAENDNRKTVITGMARAIIRLNKQKESKQALSQVLPKAAATYADTRREEARPGWWIQLQNGRWVQK, translated from the coding sequence ATGATCAGGAAGCTCTTCGCCGGAACCCTGATGGGGCTCTGCGGCCTTCTGGCCGCCTGCGCCATCATTACCGTCAATGTGTATTTCCCCGAAAAGGCCGTCAAAGAGGCTTACAAGTCGCTGGACGATATGCTCCTTGGACGGGAGGGGGAGCAGAAGCCCGCGCCCGACCAGAAACCGGCCGAGGGGCAGCCGCCGGCGGACAAGCCCCAGAGCCGCCTGTGGAACAGTCTGCCGTCCCTGTCGCTGGTGACCGAAGCCTGGGCGGCTGACGATTATGCGGATCAGTTGGCCGTGGAACTGTCCAGCATGCCTGAGGTGCTCAAGGCCTATGACGAGATGCGGGCACGCCTGCCCAAGCTCGACCAGCTCCGGAGCCAGGGGGTCGTGGGTGAGACCAACCAGGGGCTCGTGACCATGAGGGACGCGGCAAAGGCGGCTCCCGGCGACGACGCGGTGGTCAAGGCCGAGAACGACAACCGTAAGACCGTCATCACCGGCATGGCCCGGGCGATCATCAGGCTCAACAAACAGAAGGAATCCAAGCAGGCCCTCAGTCAGGTGCTCCCCAAGGCGGCGGCGACCTATGCCGACACCAGGCGGGAGGAGGCCCGGCCGGGGTGGTGGATACAGCTCCAGAACGGCAGGTGGGTGCAGAAGTAG
- a CDS encoding HU family DNA-binding protein, translating to MTKAELVDAVAKSANLTKAAADKAVGAVISAVSDALKKGDKVTLVGFGSFEVSTRKARTGRNPQTGKEIKIAAAKVPKFRPGKALKDAVAGKKK from the coding sequence ATGACCAAAGCTGAACTTGTGGATGCCGTAGCGAAATCTGCCAACCTGACCAAGGCGGCCGCAGACAAGGCCGTTGGCGCCGTTATCAGCGCCGTCAGCGACGCCCTTAAGAAGGGTGACAAAGTGACCCTGGTCGGTTTCGGTAGCTTCGAGGTGTCCACCCGCAAGGCGCGCACCGGCCGTAACCCCCAGACCGGCAAGGAGATCAAGATCGCTGCCGCCAAGGTTCCCAAGTTCCGTCCGGGCAAGGCCCTCAAGGACGCGGTTGCCGGCAAGAAGAAGTAG
- a CDS encoding penicillin-binding protein 1A produces MTVGRQNPGPRNINRRRGKSPLKIVAITSICLAVAALLALGGYLFYLMATLPKVDRLADYKPPIVSQVFGDDGSLVGEFYLERRTVVPVEKLPRRLVQAFVSAEDSNFYQHKGLDYVGIVRAAVKNLISLRKKEGASTITQQVAKSMLLTPEKSYTRKLKEAVLAKRMEERLSKDDILYIYLNQIYLGAGSYGVQVAAETYFGKNVEQLNLAEMAMLAGLPKAPNAYSPIKHLDRARERQAYVLERMVKEGYVTQAEADHARATPIVIQSMKKVNSEQSAYFLEHIRIALEDRYGEEQLYKEGLRIYTTMNAEMQKAAYEAVVNGLKNVDKRQGFRGATAYLAEAAVAAVCDKVEDGIDTVSLKQGATYQGVVTAVDPVRGDVTVRVGDRTGTLSRKNMAWAGKVQLVNAWGKQEVKGKFLSLGSVILVSVVTPDADKKGAVFALDQEPEAQAAVVALDPLSGAVKAMVGGYDFRKSQFNRALQAKRNPGSAFKPLIYAAALDKGITPATIFDDSPVEYESGKEKAWKPKNYDNIYRGNVTMREALTNSINVVSVKILEQIGVDYAIEYAKKLGITSPLSANLTLALGSSSLTPLELTSAYAVFASGGYRTTPYFVTRVEDAEGRTLEETAPPVIPRFSVMTSAESSPLEASPAPPATAGDSASTAVPVIAPETAYIMTNLMESVVQSGTGQRARAVGRPVAGKTGTTNDMKDAWFVGYIPQLVAGVWVGYDQERSLGAGGSGGQAAAPIWTEFMRRAVAGIPSRDFETPPNVTFATINPRTGRLAREGSDGAVQECFIAGTEPTAYDGESSEDGVP; encoded by the coding sequence ATGACAGTTGGTAGGCAGAACCCCGGTCCCCGGAACATAAACCGTCGACGGGGCAAAAGTCCATTGAAAATTGTTGCTATAACATCGATATGTCTTGCGGTGGCAGCCCTGCTCGCGCTGGGGGGATATCTGTTCTACCTCATGGCGACCCTCCCGAAAGTGGACCGGTTGGCCGATTACAAGCCTCCCATCGTTTCCCAGGTTTTCGGCGACGATGGGAGCCTGGTGGGAGAGTTCTATCTGGAACGGCGGACGGTGGTGCCGGTGGAGAAGCTGCCTCGCCGGCTCGTCCAGGCTTTTGTCTCGGCCGAGGATTCCAACTTCTACCAGCACAAGGGTCTGGATTACGTGGGCATTGTCCGGGCCGCGGTTAAAAACCTCATCTCCCTGCGCAAAAAAGAGGGGGCATCGACCATTACCCAGCAAGTGGCCAAGTCAATGCTCCTTACCCCCGAGAAGAGCTACACCCGCAAACTCAAGGAGGCGGTTCTCGCCAAACGGATGGAGGAGCGGCTTTCCAAGGACGATATCCTCTATATATATCTGAACCAGATTTATCTTGGCGCCGGTTCGTACGGCGTCCAGGTGGCGGCGGAGACCTACTTCGGCAAGAACGTCGAGCAACTGAACCTGGCCGAAATGGCAATGCTCGCAGGCTTGCCCAAGGCCCCCAACGCCTATTCTCCCATCAAGCATCTTGACCGGGCGCGGGAACGCCAGGCCTATGTCCTTGAACGGATGGTAAAGGAAGGCTACGTCACCCAGGCCGAGGCGGATCATGCCCGGGCCACTCCCATCGTCATCCAGTCCATGAAGAAGGTCAACAGCGAACAGTCCGCCTATTTCCTGGAGCATATCCGGATCGCCTTGGAAGACCGCTACGGTGAGGAGCAGCTTTACAAGGAAGGGTTGCGGATTTACACCACCATGAACGCCGAGATGCAGAAGGCGGCCTATGAGGCGGTGGTGAACGGTCTCAAGAACGTGGACAAGCGGCAGGGATTCCGCGGCGCAACGGCCTATCTGGCCGAGGCTGCGGTGGCTGCAGTCTGCGATAAGGTGGAAGACGGCATCGATACTGTTTCTCTCAAGCAGGGAGCCACCTACCAGGGGGTGGTCACCGCCGTGGACCCCGTCCGGGGGGACGTGACCGTACGGGTCGGTGACCGCACCGGCACTCTCTCGCGCAAGAATATGGCCTGGGCCGGCAAGGTGCAGTTGGTGAACGCCTGGGGCAAGCAGGAGGTGAAGGGTAAATTCCTGTCGCTCGGCAGCGTGATCCTCGTATCGGTCGTTACCCCCGACGCGGACAAGAAAGGGGCTGTCTTTGCCCTTGATCAGGAACCCGAGGCCCAGGCGGCAGTGGTGGCGCTGGATCCCCTCTCCGGCGCGGTCAAGGCGATGGTCGGGGGGTACGACTTCCGCAAAAGCCAGTTCAACCGGGCATTGCAGGCAAAGCGTAATCCCGGCTCCGCGTTCAAGCCGCTTATCTATGCCGCCGCCCTGGACAAGGGGATTACCCCTGCCACCATCTTCGACGACTCGCCGGTGGAGTATGAAAGCGGCAAGGAAAAGGCCTGGAAACCCAAAAACTACGACAACATCTACCGGGGCAACGTGACCATGCGGGAGGCCCTCACCAACTCCATCAACGTGGTGAGCGTCAAGATCCTGGAGCAGATCGGCGTGGACTATGCCATCGAGTACGCCAAGAAGCTGGGCATAACGTCTCCCCTTTCGGCCAACCTGACCCTGGCCCTGGGCTCTTCCAGTCTTACCCCTCTTGAGCTGACCTCTGCCTACGCGGTGTTCGCTTCGGGCGGGTATCGGACCACCCCCTACTTCGTCACCAGGGTCGAGGATGCGGAAGGGCGGACTCTTGAGGAAACAGCACCGCCGGTCATTCCCAGATTCTCCGTCATGACGTCGGCCGAATCGTCTCCCCTCGAGGCGTCGCCCGCCCCTCCGGCCACGGCCGGGGACTCGGCGTCAACGGCGGTGCCGGTGATTGCGCCTGAAACCGCCTACATCATGACCAATCTCATGGAAAGCGTTGTCCAGAGCGGTACCGGACAGCGCGCCAGGGCCGTCGGCCGGCCGGTGGCCGGCAAGACCGGAACCACCAACGATATGAAAGATGCATGGTTCGTGGGGTACATCCCCCAACTGGTGGCCGGAGTCTGGGTCGGCTACGATCAGGAGCGCTCCCTGGGGGCCGGCGGATCGGGCGGACAGGCTGCGGCTCCCATCTGGACCGAATTCATGCGGCGGGCGGTGGCCGGGATTCCTTCCCGCGACTTCGAGACGCCTCCCAACGTTACTTTTGCCACCATCAATCCCCGCACCGGTCGGCTGGCCCGGGAGGGAAGCGACGGCGCCGTGCAGGAGTGCTTCATTGCGGGCACCGAACCGACCGCTTACGATGGTGAATCCTCCGAGGATGGTGTGCCATAA